A stretch of the Microcella sp. genome encodes the following:
- a CDS encoding VOC family protein, translated as MTDSARLAADTAMGPVTLDVADLDAMTAYYRDAVGLSVLDAAGSVVTLGRAGTVASASVVVVVLRHSPTLKHAGPREAGLFHTAILFETQAALAAAVYTVATAHPQRFTGSADHLVSQAFYFDDPEGNGVELYWDRDRTQWSWVHGQVEMGTLFLDPNAFLREHLTDEALAAHGSAPSVVGHVHLSVGDTATAQHFYVDQLGFDLTTSFGGQAIFVSAGGYHHHMAMNVWRSSGAGRRMPALGLGQVDLVLPSVDEVGATAERLQHHGVAVRDDGRTLELDDPWGTLLRLTPALERA; from the coding sequence ATGACCGACTCAGCACGCCTCGCCGCCGACACCGCCATGGGACCGGTGACCCTCGACGTCGCCGACCTCGACGCGATGACGGCGTACTACCGCGACGCGGTGGGCTTGAGTGTGCTCGACGCCGCAGGGTCGGTGGTGACGCTCGGTCGAGCGGGCACCGTGGCATCAGCATCCGTCGTCGTCGTCGTCTTGCGCCACAGCCCGACCCTGAAGCATGCCGGTCCGCGCGAGGCGGGGCTCTTCCACACGGCGATCCTGTTCGAGACGCAGGCCGCCCTCGCAGCGGCGGTCTACACGGTCGCGACGGCGCATCCGCAGCGGTTCACCGGCTCAGCCGACCACCTCGTCAGCCAGGCCTTCTACTTCGACGACCCCGAGGGCAACGGCGTCGAGCTCTACTGGGATCGCGACCGCACCCAGTGGTCGTGGGTGCACGGCCAGGTCGAGATGGGCACGCTCTTTCTCGACCCCAACGCCTTTCTGCGCGAGCACCTCACCGACGAGGCGCTCGCGGCCCACGGCTCGGCGCCGAGCGTCGTCGGTCACGTGCACTTGAGCGTTGGCGACACCGCGACCGCGCAGCACTTCTATGTCGACCAGCTGGGCTTCGACCTCACCACCTCGTTCGGCGGGCAAGCCATCTTCGTGAGCGCGGGCGGCTACCACCACCACATGGCGATGAACGTGTGGCGCAGCAGCGGTGCCGGCCGACGGATGCCTGCCCTGGGCCTCGGCCAAGTAGACCTCGTGCTGCCGTCGGTCGATGAGGTCGGCGCCACTGCCGAGCGCCTGCAGCACCACGGAGTCGCCGTGCGCGACGACGGGCGCACCCTCGAGCTCGACGACCCCTGGGGCACTCTGCTGCGCCTCACCCCCGCCCTCGAGCGCGCGTAG
- a CDS encoding phosphoribosylaminoimidazolesuccinocarboxamide synthase, protein MDALSELGWQHVYSGKVRDLYEHADHPALLLVVASDRVSAFDHVLEPGIPGKGALLTQLTRWWFARLPMPNHLATVADLPAAAELAEVPVEVADRAMLVKRLDMHPIECVVRGYLTGSGWAEYRESGTVCGIALPEGLSDGDRLPEPLYTPAFKAPMGEHDENISFERSVELVGVEVATALRDASLAIFATASEIALERGVVLADTKFEFGTDPATGALTLGDEVLTSDSSRYWDAELYAAGGPSRLDSFDKQIVRNWLAANWDRTGEPPALPPEIVERTAARYRELIDRLCG, encoded by the coding sequence ATGGATGCTCTCTCCGAGCTCGGCTGGCAGCACGTCTACTCGGGCAAGGTGCGCGACCTCTACGAGCACGCCGATCATCCTGCGCTCTTGCTCGTCGTCGCGAGTGATCGAGTCAGTGCGTTCGACCACGTGCTTGAGCCGGGCATCCCGGGCAAGGGCGCTCTGCTGACCCAGTTGACCCGCTGGTGGTTCGCTCGACTGCCCATGCCCAACCATCTCGCGACCGTCGCCGACCTGCCCGCCGCAGCTGAACTGGCCGAGGTGCCGGTCGAGGTCGCCGACCGCGCCATGCTCGTGAAGCGCCTCGACATGCATCCGATCGAGTGCGTCGTGCGTGGGTACCTCACGGGCTCGGGCTGGGCCGAGTACCGCGAGTCGGGCACCGTCTGCGGCATCGCACTGCCCGAGGGCCTGAGCGACGGCGACCGCCTGCCCGAGCCGCTCTACACGCCGGCCTTCAAGGCGCCGATGGGCGAGCACGACGAGAACATCAGCTTCGAGCGCTCGGTCGAGCTCGTCGGGGTCGAGGTCGCGACGGCGTTGAGGGATGCGTCGCTCGCGATCTTCGCGACCGCCAGCGAGATCGCGCTCGAGCGCGGAGTCGTGCTCGCCGACACCAAGTTCGAGTTCGGCACCGACCCGGCCACGGGTGCGCTGACCCTCGGCGACGAGGTGCTCACGTCGGACAGTTCTCGCTACTGGGACGCCGAGCTCTACGCGGCTGGCGGCCCCTCGCGCCTCGACAGCTTCGACAAGCAGATCGTGCGCAACTGGCTCGCCGCGAACTGGGATCGCACGGGCGAGCCTCCGGCGCTGCCCCCCGAGATCGTCGAGCGCACAGCCGCCCGTTACCGCGAGCTCATCGACCGCCTCTGCGGCTAG